In Candidatus Eisenbacteria bacterium, a genomic segment contains:
- the rplS gene encoding 50S ribosomal protein L19: MDSIKQLQSSQVRTDLPDFGAGDTIAVSVRVREGDKERTQVFQGVVIQRRGSGFSETFTVRKVSGGIGVERVFPNQSPSVAAIKLIRRGRVRRARIFYLRDRIGKAARVKEKRG, encoded by the coding sequence ATGGATTCGATCAAACAGCTGCAGTCGAGCCAGGTCCGCACGGACCTTCCCGATTTCGGGGCGGGCGACACGATCGCCGTCTCGGTGCGCGTGAGGGAAGGGGACAAGGAGCGCACACAGGTGTTCCAGGGTGTGGTGATCCAGCGGCGCGGCAGCGGGTTTTCCGAGACCTTCACGGTTCGTAAGGTGAGCGGTGGGATCGGAGTGGAGCGGGTTTTCCCGAACCAATCCCCCTCCGTCGCCGCCATCAAGTTGATCCGCCGCGGGCGTGTGCGCCGCGCACGGATCTTCTATCTGCGCGACCGGATCGGCAAGGCGGCGCGCGTGAAGGAGAAACGGGGCTAG
- a CDS encoding ribonuclease HII codes for MERPFRLRGRTVAGVDEAGRGPLAGPVVAAAVILDPDRTPDGLDDSKKLSPAARSALFPRIVRSARAVGVGLASAGEIDEGNILAAARTAMIRAVRALPEPPDWAAVDGRRLTGFPIPQIAVVGGDRLVPSIAAASVVAKVLRDRLMEALDRLLPVYGFAGHKGYPTEDHAEAIRERGASAVHRATFHVPCAPGERR; via the coding sequence TTGGAGCGCCCCTTCCGGCTTCGCGGCCGGACCGTCGCGGGCGTGGACGAGGCGGGCCGCGGCCCACTGGCGGGCCCGGTGGTGGCCGCCGCCGTGATCCTCGACCCGGACCGAACGCCGGACGGACTGGACGACTCCAAGAAGCTCTCCCCGGCGGCGCGTTCGGCCCTTTTCCCCCGTATCGTGCGGAGTGCCCGCGCCGTCGGAGTCGGGCTGGCGAGCGCCGGCGAGATCGACGAGGGGAACATCCTGGCCGCCGCGCGCACCGCCATGATCCGCGCGGTGCGGGCGCTTCCCGAACCGCCGGACTGGGCGGCGGTGGACGGCCGCCGGCTCACCGGTTTCCCCATCCCCCAAATCGCCGTCGTCGGTGGAGACCGGCTCGTCCCGTCGATCGCCGCCGCCTCGGTGGTCGCCAAGGTTCTCCGCGACCGGCTGATGGAGGCGTTGGACCGTCTACTTCCCGTATACGGATTCGCCGGCCACAAGGGATACCCCACCGAGGATCACGCCGAGGCGATCCGGGAGAGGGGGGCGTCCGCCGTGCACCGCGCCACCTTCCACGTTCCTTGCGCGCCGGGAGAACGACGATGA
- a CDS encoding YraN family protein, which yields MTERAESGRLGERLAAAFLENAGHRILDRNYRTPRGEIDLITEEGGDLVFVEVRLRSGTGFGGAAGSVGPGKRRRLVRAAERYLLEAGDPDRPCRFDVVSITAEGDSHRIEHLRNAFDGEGRATGTWSSGRPPR from the coding sequence ATGACGGAACGCGCCGAATCGGGGCGTTTGGGAGAGCGACTCGCCGCGGCTTTTCTGGAAAACGCGGGCCATCGGATCTTGGATCGCAACTATCGTACCCCCCGCGGGGAGATCGACCTGATCACCGAGGAGGGTGGGGATCTGGTCTTCGTGGAGGTCCGCCTGCGGAGCGGCACCGGTTTCGGGGGGGCGGCGGGATCGGTCGGTCCCGGAAAGCGGCGCCGGCTGGTGCGGGCCGCCGAGCGTTACTTGCTGGAGGCCGGCGATCCGGACCGACCGTGCCGTTTCGACGTCGTCTCCATCACCGCCGAGGGGGATTCCCACAGGATCGAGCACCTCAGAAACGCCTTCGACGGGGAGGGGAGGGCGACGGGAACCTGGTCTTCCGGACGTCCCCCCCGGTAG
- a CDS encoding ATP-dependent RecD-like DNA helicase, with amino-acid sequence METPLEGTLERVVFRNPENSWTVARLRDEKEDRIVSVVGRMPDLSAGELLRLTGRWVLHPRFGEQFEVETVEVRPPVTEGGIERYLSSGLVRGIGGEMARRIVERFGEGTLDVIDNEPERLLEVDGIGAKRLDMIRDGWRDQKSVRETLIFLHDLPIGPALAARIYETYRERTVQTVRSDPYLLADEVWGVGFRTADRVAEALGISADSPRRADAGVLYHLGRLHQAGHVCFPRDELVSGTAAFLEADEQHVEEALERLLAAGSLQAEEAEPDRELIYRAEMLHAEESVARRVNTLLSEPGVGPAIDTFQALRWIDAALDTRLGEEQQAAVEAALEGRVTVVTGGPGTGKTTLVRSLLAVLERSGEAALLAAPTGRAAKKMEEATGRPARTIHRLLEFDPRTGRFQRDAENPLSASTVILDEVSMVDLLLMDGLLEAIPPGCRLVLVGDVDQLPSVGPGNVLRDLIESGRVPTVRLTRIYRQARESRIVRNAHRVNRGEMPLMDDEARDFRFVVAEDGARALEWIRSFLGGEAKSGYGFDPIRDVQVLAPMHKGIAGVTNLNREIQELLNPRGEELRRENRVLRVGDKIIQLRNNYDLDVYNGDSGWIESVDPEGQKVEVRFGPRSVIYDFARLDELALAYAVSVHKSQGSEYRAVVVPLLGEHYPMLQRNLLYTALTRGRELVVLVGTKRTVGLAVRNNRIRHRYSLLAERLWRAVLPGGVAS; translated from the coding sequence ATGGAGACGCCTCTCGAGGGGACTCTGGAACGGGTTGTTTTCCGCAATCCGGAAAACAGCTGGACCGTGGCCCGCCTCCGCGATGAGAAGGAAGACCGCATCGTCAGCGTGGTGGGGCGGATGCCCGATCTCTCCGCCGGCGAGTTGCTCCGACTCACGGGCCGGTGGGTTCTCCACCCGCGTTTCGGCGAGCAGTTCGAGGTGGAAACCGTCGAGGTGCGGCCGCCGGTGACGGAGGGGGGAATCGAGCGCTACCTCTCTTCCGGCCTGGTGCGCGGCATCGGCGGCGAGATGGCGCGACGGATCGTGGAGCGTTTCGGCGAGGGAACGCTCGACGTGATCGACAACGAGCCGGAGCGCCTGCTCGAGGTGGACGGGATCGGCGCCAAGCGGCTCGACATGATCCGCGACGGCTGGCGCGACCAGAAGAGCGTTCGCGAAACGCTTATCTTTCTTCACGATCTCCCCATCGGTCCCGCCCTGGCGGCGCGTATCTACGAGACGTACCGCGAGCGAACCGTGCAGACGGTGCGATCCGATCCCTATCTCTTGGCGGATGAAGTGTGGGGGGTCGGCTTCCGCACCGCGGACCGGGTCGCGGAGGCGCTCGGCATAAGCGCCGATTCGCCGCGCCGCGCAGACGCGGGGGTGCTCTACCATCTCGGTCGCCTCCACCAAGCCGGCCACGTTTGCTTTCCCCGGGACGAGTTGGTGAGCGGCACCGCCGCATTCCTCGAGGCCGATGAACAGCACGTCGAGGAAGCCCTCGAGCGCCTCCTCGCCGCCGGCTCTCTCCAAGCGGAGGAGGCGGAGCCGGACCGGGAGCTGATCTACCGCGCCGAGATGCTCCATGCCGAGGAATCGGTGGCGCGCCGCGTCAACACGCTGCTCTCCGAGCCCGGCGTCGGCCCGGCCATCGACACTTTCCAGGCGCTTCGATGGATCGACGCCGCCCTCGATACCCGTCTCGGCGAGGAGCAGCAGGCGGCCGTGGAGGCGGCGCTGGAGGGGCGGGTGACGGTCGTGACCGGCGGTCCGGGGACGGGGAAGACCACGCTGGTCCGCTCGCTGCTCGCCGTGTTGGAACGCTCCGGCGAGGCGGCGCTTCTCGCCGCGCCGACCGGACGGGCGGCGAAGAAGATGGAGGAGGCGACGGGTCGTCCGGCGCGCACCATCCACCGGCTCCTCGAGTTCGATCCGCGAACCGGGCGTTTCCAAAGGGACGCGGAGAACCCGCTCTCCGCGTCCACGGTGATCCTCGACGAGGTCTCCATGGTCGACCTGCTGCTGATGGACGGGCTGTTGGAGGCGATTCCGCCCGGCTGCCGCCTCGTGCTCGTCGGCGACGTGGATCAGCTTCCCTCGGTGGGGCCGGGGAACGTTCTCCGGGACCTGATCGAGTCCGGCCGGGTCCCCACGGTCCGGCTCACCCGGATTTACCGCCAGGCCCGGGAGAGCCGCATCGTCCGAAACGCCCACCGCGTGAACCGCGGGGAGATGCCCCTCATGGATGACGAGGCGCGGGACTTTCGCTTCGTCGTGGCGGAGGACGGCGCGCGCGCGCTCGAGTGGATCCGGTCTTTCCTCGGCGGCGAGGCGAAGAGCGGGTACGGCTTCGATCCGATACGGGACGTGCAGGTGCTCGCGCCGATGCACAAGGGGATCGCGGGCGTGACCAATCTCAACCGCGAGATCCAGGAGCTGCTCAATCCGCGGGGGGAGGAGCTGCGCAGGGAAAACCGCGTTCTCCGGGTAGGGGATAAAATCATTCAGCTACGAAATAATTACGACTTGGACGTGTACAACGGCGACTCGGGTTGGATCGAATCGGTGGACCCGGAGGGACAGAAGGTCGAGGTCCGTTTCGGTCCGCGGTCGGTCATCTACGACTTCGCCCGGCTCGACGAACTGGCGCTGGCCTACGCCGTGTCGGTTCACAAGTCCCAGGGGAGCGAGTACCGGGCGGTGGTGGTTCCCCTTCTCGGCGAGCACTACCCGATGCTGCAGAGGAACCTGCTGTACACGGCGCTCACCCGTGGGCGCGAGCTGGTGGTGCTGGTCGGCACCAAGCGAACCGTCGGGCTCGCCGTGCGGAACAACCGCATCCGGCATCGCTACTCCCTGCTCGCCGAACGCCTCTGGCGCGCGGTCCTCCCCGGAGGAGTCGCATCTTGA
- a CDS encoding glycosyltransferase family 39 protein yields MSRRAARAAAALVALLLLARLATLGLPPLFDATEGRYAEIGREMLGSGDWITPTLHGGEPFWAKPPLHFWMTALSLRAFGVNEWAARFPGFLSGLGILALTMIAARRLYGGRAALLAGSILGSSGLFALLVGTVILDVTFTCTVTGALVCYLLFRKDPSRRWPGLLLFLFLGLGLLAKGPIALVLAGLPVFFDVIRARKLGAVRRLPWVAGIGLLLLVAVPWYVLAERKTPGFWNYFFLHEHFLRYVRAEYGDRYGHGHVSPYGLIWALGLLGFLPWTPAAVGAAIRRFRPHATTGAGDPSEEEGTAFLWLWALSPLLFFTFSRSLSLPYVFPAFPPLAILLGREAAGEGGIPARRVGLAVPLFLLVAGTVYGLARFSGRPAEGAALLLPLLLAGGAALFAFRRGGSAAAILSGSLLFPLFLIALSVAVPGAVEEGKSTRHLARATAPLGGEPLFFDGVPPSAEFYFRGRAVNLRGEVGEILRRFEDGGGDLLLLREKQERYLSSTMIAALEPLRRTGDYVIYRIVGTPEREAATTAAERKEK; encoded by the coding sequence TTGAGCCGCCGCGCCGCCCGAGCCGCCGCCGCCCTCGTCGCCCTGCTTCTCCTCGCGCGGCTCGCCACCCTCGGGCTCCCCCCGCTTTTCGACGCCACGGAGGGGCGCTACGCCGAAATCGGCCGCGAGATGCTCGGCTCCGGCGATTGGATCACGCCCACCCTGCACGGCGGGGAGCCTTTCTGGGCGAAGCCGCCCCTCCATTTCTGGATGACCGCCCTCTCGCTCCGCGCGTTCGGCGTGAACGAGTGGGCGGCGCGCTTCCCCGGTTTCCTTTCCGGTCTCGGGATTCTGGCGCTCACGATGATCGCCGCGCGCCGGCTCTACGGCGGCCGGGCGGCGCTCCTCGCCGGCTCCATCCTCGGCTCGTCGGGACTCTTCGCGCTCCTCGTCGGCACGGTGATCCTCGACGTGACCTTCACCTGCACGGTGACCGGCGCGCTCGTCTGCTATCTCCTGTTCCGCAAGGATCCCTCCCGACGTTGGCCGGGGCTCCTCCTCTTTCTCTTTCTCGGTCTCGGTCTTCTCGCCAAGGGGCCGATCGCGCTCGTCCTCGCCGGACTCCCCGTCTTTTTCGACGTGATCCGCGCGCGGAAACTCGGCGCGGTCCGACGTCTTCCCTGGGTGGCGGGGATCGGCCTCCTGCTCCTCGTCGCCGTCCCCTGGTACGTCCTCGCGGAGAGGAAAACGCCCGGGTTTTGGAATTATTTCTTTCTGCACGAACATTTTCTCCGATACGTGCGCGCCGAGTACGGCGACCGCTACGGCCACGGCCACGTCTCCCCCTACGGCCTGATCTGGGCGCTCGGCCTGCTCGGCTTTCTCCCCTGGACGCCCGCCGCGGTCGGCGCGGCGATCCGGCGTTTCCGCCCCCACGCGACGACGGGCGCCGGCGACCCGTCGGAGGAAGAGGGCACCGCGTTTCTCTGGCTGTGGGCGCTCTCGCCGCTCCTCTTCTTCACCTTCAGCCGTTCCCTCTCGCTTCCTTACGTCTTTCCCGCCTTTCCGCCGCTGGCGATTCTCCTCGGCCGGGAGGCGGCGGGAGAAGGAGGGATTCCGGCCCGTCGAGTCGGGCTCGCCGTTCCGCTGTTTCTCCTGGTCGCCGGGACCGTCTACGGTTTGGCCCGATTCTCAGGCCGTCCGGCGGAGGGGGCGGCGCTCCTCCTCCCCCTGCTCCTTGCCGGAGGGGCGGCGCTCTTCGCGTTCCGGCGGGGAGGCTCGGCGGCGGCGATCCTCTCCGGTTCGCTCCTCTTCCCCCTTTTCCTGATCGCCCTCTCCGTCGCCGTTCCCGGCGCGGTGGAGGAGGGGAAGTCGACGCGGCACCTCGCCCGGGCGACGGCTCCCCTCGGGGGAGAGCCTCTCTTTTTCGACGGCGTCCCTCCCTCGGCGGAGTTCTATTTCAGGGGGCGGGCGGTGAATCTGCGCGGCGAGGTCGGGGAGATCCTCCGCCGCTTCGAGGACGGGGGGGGGGATTTGCTCCTTCTCCGGGAGAAGCAGGAGCGGTATCTTTCCTCCACGATGATCGCCGCGCTGGAGCCTCTCCGTCGAACCGGGGATTACGTGATTTATCGGATCGTGGGGACGCCGGAGCGGGAGGCCGCGACGACCGCGGCGGAGAGAAAGGAGAAATAG
- a CDS encoding inositol phosphorylceramide synthase, producing the protein MRADSGAKGKTSGREIVGAVLDPLRRLRLEEALFVLLFIPSTAVTVWANLEMQRAGEGSRKIEGGILRLVIVAAVAALLPLLEKARRSPSASRALRESVEFFRVILPFALCSAVYTNLHDTVRFVNPHDIHTTLAMIEERLFGLQPVVWAEQFITPARTEFFSFFYTNFFLVAPSVALLLWFTGRRREARETLLGVIITFYTGYVLYVIFPAAPPRLYFESLGLFSVNLGGGAIADFQNALIAMMPNHASRAAFPSLHTAVSLVSLYYAWRYCRRFFPILLFFVIGLLASTVYLRHHYVVDLIAGAFLVPWTAWVTPRLDRLWQRFRGGRSDRVDSERSLL; encoded by the coding sequence ATGCGCGCGGATTCGGGAGCGAAAGGGAAGACGTCCGGGCGTGAAATCGTCGGCGCCGTTCTCGACCCGCTCCGGAGGCTCCGCCTGGAGGAGGCGCTCTTCGTTCTTCTCTTCATTCCATCCACGGCGGTGACGGTCTGGGCGAACCTGGAGATGCAACGCGCCGGCGAGGGATCCCGCAAGATCGAGGGAGGGATACTCCGGCTGGTGATCGTCGCCGCCGTGGCGGCGCTCCTGCCGCTCTTGGAGAAGGCGCGCCGCTCCCCCTCGGCCTCCCGGGCGCTCCGGGAGTCGGTGGAGTTCTTCCGGGTCATCCTCCCCTTCGCGCTCTGCTCGGCGGTCTACACGAACCTGCACGACACGGTCCGTTTCGTGAATCCCCACGACATCCACACGACGCTCGCGATGATCGAGGAGCGGTTGTTCGGTCTCCAGCCGGTGGTCTGGGCGGAGCAGTTCATCACGCCGGCGCGCACCGAGTTCTTCAGCTTTTTCTACACCAATTTCTTCCTCGTCGCCCCCTCGGTGGCGCTGTTGCTCTGGTTCACCGGCAGGAGGAGGGAGGCGCGGGAGACTCTCCTCGGCGTGATCATCACGTTCTACACCGGCTACGTGCTCTACGTGATCTTTCCCGCCGCGCCTCCTCGACTCTATTTCGAGTCGCTCGGCCTCTTTTCGGTCAACCTCGGCGGCGGCGCGATCGCCGATTTCCAGAACGCGCTGATCGCGATGATGCCGAACCACGCCTCGCGCGCCGCCTTCCCGAGCCTGCACACCGCGGTGAGTCTCGTTTCCCTCTACTACGCCTGGCGCTACTGCCGCCGTTTCTTTCCGATCCTCCTCTTTTTCGTGATCGGTCTGCTCGCCTCCACGGTCTACCTGCGCCATCACTACGTGGTGGATCTGATCGCGGGAGCCTTTCTGGTCCCCTGGACCGCCTGGGTGACGCCCCGGCTGGATCGTCTCTGGCAGCGTTTCCGCGGGGGCCGGTCCGATCGCGTTGACAGCGAGCGGAGCCTCCTCTAG
- the trxA gene encoding thioredoxin, translating to MASEHVMEVADNDFQEKVIGSPVLVITDFWAEWCGPCKRIGPILEEVADQYGGKLKIAKINVDVNPTVAANFGIRSIPTLLFFKGGEVVDTVIGAVPKKEIVEKVEKIIG from the coding sequence ATGGCATCCGAGCATGTGATGGAAGTGGCGGACAACGATTTTCAGGAGAAAGTGATCGGGTCGCCGGTCCTGGTGATCACGGATTTCTGGGCCGAATGGTGCGGCCCGTGCAAACGAATCGGCCCGATCCTGGAGGAAGTGGCCGACCAATACGGCGGCAAGCTGAAGATCGCCAAGATCAACGTGGACGTGAATCCCACCGTGGCGGCGAACTTCGGCATCCGGAGCATTCCCACCCTGCTTTTCTTCAAGGGGGGCGAGGTGGTGGATACGGTCATCGGCGCCGTGCCGAAAAAGGAGATCGTGGAAAAGGTCGAGAAGATCATCGGTTAG
- a CDS encoding flavin reductase family protein, which produces MKLEAIPIDRLLVRAHSLWADRWLILAAGDLAAGEYNAMTVAWGSLGCMWNFPFAQVVVRPTRHTYGFMERFPGFTLSVLPEPLREAARILGTRSGRDGDKIAAAGLTPVPSERVAAPAFAEAELVLECRTLYSQDMDPARFLDPSIEERYPEKDYHRVYFGEIVAARGTATWNAP; this is translated from the coding sequence TTGAAACTCGAAGCGATTCCGATCGATCGTCTGCTGGTGCGCGCTCATTCCCTCTGGGCCGATCGTTGGCTGATACTCGCCGCCGGCGACCTCGCCGCCGGGGAGTACAACGCCATGACCGTCGCCTGGGGGAGCCTGGGCTGCATGTGGAATTTCCCCTTCGCGCAGGTGGTGGTTCGTCCCACACGGCACACCTACGGCTTCATGGAGCGTTTTCCCGGCTTCACGCTCTCCGTGCTCCCGGAGCCGCTCCGGGAGGCGGCGCGGATTCTGGGCACCCGGTCCGGCCGGGACGGGGACAAGATCGCCGCCGCTGGCCTGACGCCGGTTCCGTCGGAGCGCGTCGCCGCTCCCGCCTTCGCCGAGGCGGAACTCGTCCTCGAGTGCCGAACTCTCTATTCCCAGGATATGGATCCCGCACGTTTCCTGGACCCCTCCATAGAAGAGCGTTACCCCGAGAAGGACTACCACCGCGTCTATTTCGGCGAGATCGTCGCCGCGCGGGGGACGGCGACTTGGAACGCCCCGTAA